One stretch of Cololabis saira isolate AMF1-May2022 chromosome 15, fColSai1.1, whole genome shotgun sequence DNA includes these proteins:
- the LOC133460869 gene encoding uncharacterized protein LOC133460869, with product MLTTTTTGPTTTTTAAPTASTMPAATSTAASTAITTPAPTATTATPTISTIAGPTTSTTPAPAATSTAAPTATSTAAPALPLLQPLQLHLLQPLQLHLLQPLQLHLQLPLLQPRQLHLLCTCCNLYSCPYSCPCCNLDSCTCCNLYSCTYSCPCCNLYSCTCRNLYSCTYSCPCCNLYSCTYSCTCRNFYSCTYSCTCCNLYSCTYSCPCCNLYSCTCRNLYSCTYSCPCCNLYSCTYSCTCRNFYSCTYSCTCCNLYSCTCCNLYSCTYSCPNHLYHSCTCR from the exons ATGCTCACCACGACTACAACTGGCCCAACTACCACTACTACAGCTGCACCTACCGCCTCCACTATGCCTGCTGCAACCTCTACAGCTGCATCCACCGCCATCACGACACCTGCACCTACCGCCACTACAGCTACCCCAACCATCTCTACCATAGCTGGCCCAACCACCTCCACTACACCTGCACCTGCTGCCACCTCTACAGCTGCACCTACCGCCACCTctacagctgcacctgct CTGCCCCTGCTGCAACCTctacagctgcacctgctgcaacctctacagctgcacctgctgcaaccTCTACAGCTGCACCTACAGCTGCCCCTGCTGCAACCTCgacagctgcacctgct ctgcacctgctgcaaccTCTACAGCTGCCCCTACAGCTGCCCCTGCTGCAACCTCgacagctgcacctgctgcaaccTCTACAGCTGCACCTACAGCTGCCCCTGCTGCAACCTCTACAGCTGCACCTGCCGCAACCTCTACAGCTGCACCTACAGCTGCCCCTGCTGCAACCTCTACAGCTGCACCTACAGCTGCACCTGCCGCAACTTCTACAGCTGCACctacagctgcacctgctgcaaccTCTACAGCTGCACCTACAGCTGCCCCTGCTGCAACCTCTACAGCTGCACCTGCCGCAACCTCTACAGCTGCACCTACAGCTGCCCCTGCTGCAACCTCTACAGCTGCACCTACAGCTGCACCTGCCGCAACTTCTACAGCTGCACctacagctgcacctgctgcaacctctacagctgcacctgctgcaaccTCTACAGCTGCACCTACAGCTGTCCCAACCATCTCTACCACAGCTGCACCTGCCGCTAA